gcttcgaagcttttatagaataatacaaaccggtagtgGACGTGTATtacttatgcaatactctcagaatgcttgttcacAAACCTATTTATCATATTAGTGATAAAGATATGAATTATAAcgatgattaaataaaataaagattttacgtttgtTCGAAACTTTGAAATGGAATATTGactaaacatattttaaaaatagaaccACCCCTATCGATTTTTGAGGATGATCTGCCTGGAAGAACAtttaatatcatgaaatgactaTCACCAATTGTTTAAGGCAGAAACGATATTAAAACTTAACTAACAAAAGAAACTGATGTCATAGCCAACGAAATGAAATGGGAACTGAACATCTATTCACACAGTTTGTTTGGCACAAACGTCTTAAAGACATAACGAAATAATTCATTCTCATATTACCTGACAGCGCTTCATTTGACAGACAATTATCTTTCATTGAACATTTATGATTATATgtcaactcttttttttttttaaattaaaaaaaaatataaatgttattgaaaaacataaaaaccAAATCAatatgtgtttagaattaactGGCATTTGTTAACCTAAATTGGATTCCACTTCCCTTTTTAGGTTGCCtggaatacatgtactataacaACAAACAGTACAACTTTTTTATTCGTTTATACTCAAatggttttattaaaaaaagcaatttaTCAGGAGCCTCACTGCAAGCCAATGTGATATGAAAAAACTCCAAAATTCCACGAAATAAAAGCAGTTGGTTAATGCACGTATAACTCTCTGGGTGTCAAAAAAAGTATTCCCTTGGTTCACTTGATCGTCCTTAAGCTAATCATCTTTCAGAGTGCATATTATGATTATAAAACCATTCCGTTTGACTGAACTTCAAAAGCGTTACACaaaagatgtctctatacaGGGGAAAGAAATTAAGGTTGAGCTGTGTCTTTTcggtttttaaatgatttttttttttacagatgaactgtttatttttaattgtcaaggctatgtttttaaagactttaattTTTGCTTTGTTTGATCTGCGTTCTAAGTGCATGCATCCTAACTTTAAGGCGTGTGTCTTTGCAGTTGTCAAAGATGAGGTGCATACACTACCATTAACGAAGGAGACATGCTGAACTAAATGCATGGATTTAAAATTCTAAGAACtgatttaattcaaaatgacaCACATATActgcaaaacaaaaaagtagacttaattttaatttaaaaactgcAACTTTGTGTCGTTttctatatttaataaattatacaaattTCTGCATACAGAATTTTGCCAATGCTTTACGAtgtgttaaaaataatcaaggTCACAATTTATTCATATACTCATAAACGTGCTCTAAGGTTCATGGCAGATATCATTGATTTGAAACGTTTAAACATTCTTGCTTACATCGTAATTCCAAGTATTAGTTTGCATGAAATGTAGAGGTCATAGTGaccttaataatttatttaaaaaaaaaccttcacaGACCTTGAATGTTGCATTGTGAACAAATTGCAATGATTCaagaaatatgaaaagaaaCCCATAATATATTGACTATGATGACAAGTTTTTACTACTTCATATTGCATATTTAATCAAAAGATTAAATGGCCTTAAATGTTCGCTGCAGCGCTTTCGATCGAACGCACACAAAAccattaaatcaattttaatctTTCTACACAGatataattaaacaatattttgcgTAAATGTCTTAACAGTAAACTGCATGAAACGAACAGCGGAACGGACAATCTGGGGTAGAAAAGAGCGAATGAAATATGAATGAATAGGTTAAAATCGATTGATTGCCAACTATCTATCAACATTTCTACTTCCTTGATTTCCAACTGTATGAACTTCTAAAAATGACTTTCAAACTAAGCACAGAACTGGAATCTGGTGAAAAAATCCCCACAAAATCCAAAATCCtgttttattttcctttaattttatcgttaaaatacGAAACTTAATGAGACCCGCCTTTTGTCATCCTATTTTCAACAGTGGGAAGAAATCATATTGTTGCAAGTATAATATAGATTGAAAAGCAGCTTTCGTCGGATtacatatcatttatttaaaacacaaataattgcatgcatgtacagcGGTGCAGTATGGACTCATGCGTGCATTCCAACCAGGTAACAAAAGCATcccattttttacatttctatGGGATGAATGCTAAAGAAAGTCCAGATTCCTCACGCTCTGTTTACTATGATCTGAAAAGATACACTATATAGTTTGTGAGGGATAACCAGTTTGTTAACAATTGACTGAATTATAAAAGATAGTCGTTCTTACATGAACCGTAGCTAGGAAACACTGCAATTTGATATAGATTGTTCCTGTTGTAATTGTTTACTGCTTGTGTGTGCACAATTTGAAATACGAAATGACtatcaaaatgttaaaatataagAATCTTCGACTCTTTTTgtctctgagagagagagagagagagagagagagagagagcgagagagagagagagagagatagagatggGGTGgctttacaaaaatattgtatgcgtgtgtaaattttgaaataattctcGTTCCTCTACATGATCCCACAAATACAAGGCTTTAATTGCATCTTTTTAATGTCGGTTTTATGAGTATTATAAATATCTGGCAAATACAGGTATAGAAGGAACAAATattttggtcttttttttttcaaacagtaTCACCCCTAATATTTTACCGGGCCAAAAACTGTTGTCCAGTGTATATCAAAACtgaacagataaaaaaaaaacgctgGTAAGATTAAGAATTAAAATCCAGTAAAAGTCAAATATTCATGAGAGTATGGATATTTCTTGAACATTCAATTGCTCTTCTTTTGTTAGTTCAAATCTTGCAAGAAGTTTGAAGCTCGTGATATTTTATTCATCTAGTGGGTACACATGTACTTTGATAAAGTAAATAAagtaaagtaaataaatatctGTTCAGCAAGGCAAAAAGTAATGATTTAGAAAATGCTGTTTTGAATGTTGCtgattgtttaatttaattgaaaccATGATAATTTAATACTATAGTACGAATAAAGCATACTTAGTTACACCctttttataacatttcaattaaaaataaattacattccTGGAGCATTAATgttatgttttacatttttggtCTGAGAAACTATGGTAATGATTTCATCTCTTCATTTACTTTTCTAAAGGTTCCATTAAACATGATGTTTGGGTACTCCACTGAGCTGAGAACCCAGACCCAGGGGCAGGGGGAGTTTACCATGGAGTACAGTAAATACTGCCCTGCCTCCGAGGAAACCATGCGACAGCTGACGGAGAGCACGAACACCGACAACAAGGACACTCAGGAGAAGAAGAGGAAGAGAAATTGACAGCACTGTGTCTAGTGTTTTAATTAATGTTATTTATTGAGAGGAGATATGTTGTTGCAAGATTTGAAGACAAAACTTCTAGAGAAAAGTGATGATGATTGTGATATTCCGTGAATGACggtgtatataataaaattttaaaaagccgtgtttatggtacatgtattttctcaAGAGAATTCAAGATCAGCATTACATATGAATATGACAGCAGAATGATGCTTTGAATTGAGTACTAGTTGTAAATTAATCATGTGCTTAAAGAAAAGTTTTTATTAACCgtgttttccaaaggaaaaattcGGTGaatgaaatggtgaaaatggcgggcagGCAGCTGAAAAAGGGTACCccatattgtattaaaaaaattctcctagttttaaaaaataagaagttGATTTTTTGCATATCGGTAGGACATATAACAGAGATGTGCGTATTAAttggattttgaattttgacaattcatgaaaaaaataccagctgttgaacttagtttttggcaaaaatatcaaatacccaatttctctggataggtagtgttcatcaatttaagcctgacaaatggattatggatcCATAAGTATCCACAGTATCCATACTGTTCACGCAgaagaaaacctggtttgctgtcatATTGACAGCTTCTTTTTTTCTagtatttaaaggggcatgatcatggttttggtcaaaaattatttttccgattttaatatttacaatgcttcagtaggGCATTTTTGTTAGGCAATCAAAATtagagtgtcattcgttgagttataagcgagttaaagAGCTTGAAAATCTtggctatgtaaacaaagcgtttgtttacagcGTTTGTTTAcgtacattttgaatgttgaagtgaactttcaagttttagacctaaaatgaatgtattaaaaGTTAGacactgtttatttatgcttaaaatgaataaaatgattgGCAAATCAccctgaaaaatatattttactggtatattgaatctatgtaaacaaagacagagcacgagccttgtttacatggcaaggaattgtgagccctgtatcctgcttataactctatacgaatgactctcaaatttcatttgatcattggaaaagcatttctaaagcattgtaactaataaaaacagaaaaaaggattttaccaaaatcatgaccatgcccctttaactggGTAAAATAGCCTGGAGTTTTCGTAAAGTTGGATTTTTGGTGCGACGgcttgttttgcttttttatatttcattatgcATGACAATACCCGGATGTGTACATCCCAGgaatgtacaagtacatgtagcacTGTCTTCCAAAGCAAGGGGCCATAATTACCCAATTTTGCCAAAGCTAAAAATCTTATCTGAGGGAGGAAGCAATCTACCAAGTTTTGAATTTGCCTTTCAGTGTCATTTACTGGTACAATGTACCGATATATCCATTTTCAtactgtttgaaaaaatgaaggggcttaaaaatttcttttttgtatgtaaatatgagaaaaaagttttaataataaattaaagtcAACAATTCAAGCAACTGAAAAAATCCAATTTTCATGAATATGTACGGTAACTGGTGTAAAAATCTGTCATTTGGTCTTGAGACTCGGTGTTAAGGGCACTGCCATAATGGGTAAAAAATCCAGGATTCGCCTCCTGTTCAAGACTTGATGTTCAACTTGAAACACTAAAACCTTAATATCCAGTATCCCTGCAAGACACAGGCActtgacattaaaaatatttctttaactgATAAGATTATCCTCTGCACTATAATAATAGCTTATTACATTTAATAGTAAATATAGTACAGGGGATAATCTACAGGCATGTGacgttttaaaatcttctctaaTTGAAAAAATATCCTTGTACTATAATATTTTAGTACAaggatttatttttcattaggggaaaagtttaaaacatcAGGTGCCTGTGGTATATATCTATGAGTATGACTTGATGCAGATATCATTCAATCATGCTTAGTATATTGCTTTCTTTGGGTTATCACTTATCAAGCACTATAACTTTAACAGGTGGTGTGTATGTTTGCATATGCACACTGCACATAAActgaaaatacttttaaaattgatacAAGTATAATTAATTCTAAATAGCTATAATTTATCAAGAGCTAATTTTATTTACCTTatttaatgaatgaatttatacatatacaaataaagaaaatcaacaTGACAAAAATCACTGTCAATAGAGGAACAAACATGCAAAagaatattttgtgattttctttgcattttcaCTATGAACATGAACATTGCTGGCCACTGTGTCTATCCAATCTGTAATTCTGTTAAGTCTTCCAACACATCTTGTTCTGAAGGATCAAATTCCAGATCTTCATCCAGACAATCTGGAAGAGAGTCTATGGTAGAGCCTTTGGTTGTAGTATCTCCTTTACTCTTGTCTGATGATTCTGATGATGCCTTTGTAGGGTCAACTACTTTTGCCAGTTGGTCAGTCTTTCTCAGTTGACATGCCTCCTCATATGGAGGCTTGATTGGTCCTTGAGTTGGAGGGTGGTACACATAGTCTTTGCCATCTTCAAGGTTCAGAGGATATGTTCGATCGGAATCAAAACCACTTAAATCTCCACAAGCAAGAAAGGGAACAATAACTCGGTTTGGTCCTTCTAGATTATTGTAATCTGTGTCGTATTTGTGGTCGAGTAAAGGATTCGACATATTGGGAATGTATCCTGCAGGTGGAGAATAATTCTGACACACGACAAATGCCTCGATACTTGAATTTCTGCTACTCCGTGGTTTGAATATTGCAACGAGTGGGAAAAATATACGAAGTTGGGAATATAACAATGTGACATCTTTTCCACGGAATATCTTGGCAACAAATGTCCCACCAGTGCGAAGAACGTGTGTGGTTATGTTTAAAGCAGCTAAAAGCAACTGAGCCTGAATGTATTCGTCGATGTCATGAAGACCAGTGACATCAGGTGCCCCATCACAAACCACTAGATCCGCCTTCTCGCCTTCAAAGTGAGATATGATTTCCTGTGCTGTTGACTTCTTGGTTATGTCTCCCTGCAGCTGAATAACTCCAGGGATTGGAGCCATCGCCTGGAGATCGACAGCTACTATTTTCACGTCGTCGTTTTTGACATCACCTCCTCTTAATTTCCTGGCTAACACTTGACTCCAGCTACCAGGGGCTGCACACAAATCTACAACTTTCTTTACTCCTTCAAACAAATTAAAGTCCTCGTTTATTTGTAGAAGTTTGAACGCGCTCCTTGCCCGCCATCCTTCCTCTTTAGCTAAGCGATAGTACACatctcttttatctttactTGACTTCCCCATGGTTGAAAATTAATAACCAAATACTGATTAACAGAAAGAAAATCTGCCAAACGTGCTCTGGATTATTGGTGTTCTGAGTCAAATACACGTTGCAGTGACGTTGGATTACTACATGCTGAAATAAGCGCATTTCTGACCAAGTAAAATTAGTGTTCTTCGACGTTTCGTTCCTGGTCTATTTCGTCTCACCATACGgaccccccccctggaaaattcaATTCTATTTTCTATaacttattatataaaattcaaacttagtaaaattaccaaaatctGGATCCACATGATGTTTTCAGCCTTCAGAATTAGATCATACACGTATCTTCCAATAAAAATTAgtatttaaaaatacgataGTGCGCATTATCAACTGGATGCACgcggatatatatatatatatatatatatatatatatatatatatatatatatatatatatatatatatatatatatatatatatatatatatatatataactttctcaaacttcaaaatcctaatccggggggggggggggggggggggctgtgggtgtgggaggggggggggggttggcgtAGTATATCCATAATTTCAATTTCACTCTTCATTTCCttatatgccccccccccccccgatgccgTGTGCCTGCCTTATATAAGGGAAGTagatttaaatttcattgaaattcaaaaatgattagataaataaataaaaattaataagaataaaaatagCGAGCATGGCGgaaaaaattacacattaatatcaataaataacCGTACCATCaaattctaatacatgtatatttaaatacatgCTGGCAATGAAGACATTATTTTGATAGTATGTCTAAAGGATAACTTATTCTTATATATTGATGGATTTTGTTATCATAAAAGgaagtgtatacatgtatatactaatgAAAGAGGGTTTTGGTtagatttcttatttaatattttttagtctctgcacaaaatttgacattattatttacttttcacattgaatttttccaatttatgcaaatacatgtatataaaaacatttcCAATAGGAAATTATAAACttttactttattcattatactGTACTAGTATCACCTGGCGGTGTAATATCTTGAATTAAGTTTTACAAATGGTATCAAAATTTATGGATCACAGTTGTTAGATTcaaatgtttacaaatcattgtataatatttattgttCCCTACCGGGAAATCATATAATACCGTTAGGTCTTTATACATGAAAAAAGATCTCTGTCCAGACGAAAACAGATACTGCATTATGCTTAGAAACCAATGAAgattaaattgaaaatgttcCTCTTTCTTGAATTACACGTTGAGAtattataatatgtacatgtacatgctcaTTACTTTAGTTTAACATCCTGCGTAATCtctgagatttaaaaaaaaatcatatttggcAGAGACTTGAGATGAAGCAGGTAAgaatttgtaatgaaaaatcGACATGCTTGGCGTGAGGATGGGAT
This is a stretch of genomic DNA from Crassostrea angulata isolate pt1a10 chromosome 4, ASM2561291v2, whole genome shotgun sequence. It encodes these proteins:
- the LOC128179551 gene encoding putative tRNA (cytidine(32)/guanosine(34)-2'-O)-methyltransferase, coding for MGKSSKDKRDVYYRLAKEEGWRARSAFKLLQINEDFNLFEGVKKVVDLCAAPGSWSQVLARKLRGGDVKNDDVKIVAVDLQAMAPIPGVIQLQGDITKKSTAQEIISHFEGEKADLVVCDGAPDVTGLHDIDEYIQAQLLLAALNITTHVLRTGGTFVAKIFRGKDVTLLYSQLRIFFPLVAIFKPRSSRNSSIEAFVVCQNYSPPAGYIPNMSNPLLDHKYDTDYNNLEGPNRVIVPFLACGDLSGFDSDRTYPLNLEDGKDYVYHPPTQGPIKPPYEEACQLRKTDQLAKVVDPTKASSESSDKSKGDTTTKGSTIDSLPDCLDEDLEFDPSEQDVLEDLTELQIG